In Haloarcula salinisoli, one genomic interval encodes:
- a CDS encoding ArsA family ATPase has product MSNLDVETVDEIDAPTGVDAPEYVLYGGKGGVGKTTCAAATALASARDDTATLVVSTDPAHSLSDTLETDIPAEPTRIREDIPLYAAEIDPEAAMGEGPLGMEDNALGGLGGMLGGGGPMGGDASGPMGGDASGPMNGESDNPIGGEDGLLGGSMPGADEAAAMRLLLDYTDDDRFDRVVIDTAPTGHTLRLLELPETMDSMVGTILKLRERFSGMMDSMKGMFGGGDDVDTESGIQDLEELSERIERLRAILRDPTRTDFRIVMVPETLSVMESERLLAQLTDFEIPVSTIVVNRVMQEPSEVLGREVDIPGPNVDHCEFCARRWEVQQDAIAAAQDLFRGHEVKRVPLFADEVHGERLLSVVAACLD; this is encoded by the coding sequence ATGAGCAATCTGGACGTCGAGACAGTCGACGAGATCGACGCACCGACCGGTGTCGACGCACCCGAATACGTGCTGTACGGTGGGAAAGGCGGCGTCGGGAAGACTACGTGTGCCGCAGCCACCGCGCTGGCGTCGGCACGGGACGACACGGCGACGCTGGTCGTCTCGACGGACCCCGCCCACTCGCTTTCTGACACGCTGGAGACCGATATCCCCGCCGAGCCGACACGCATCCGAGAAGATATCCCGCTTTACGCCGCCGAAATCGACCCCGAGGCCGCGATGGGCGAGGGGCCCCTTGGAATGGAAGACAACGCCCTGGGCGGTCTCGGTGGGATGCTCGGCGGTGGGGGTCCCATGGGAGGCGACGCTTCCGGTCCGATGGGCGGCGACGCTTCCGGTCCGATGAACGGAGAGAGCGACAATCCCATCGGCGGCGAAGACGGGCTGCTGGGCGGTTCGATGCCTGGCGCGGACGAAGCGGCAGCGATGCGGCTCCTGCTGGACTACACCGACGACGACCGGTTCGACCGCGTCGTCATCGACACCGCGCCGACCGGTCACACCCTCCGGCTGCTGGAACTACCCGAGACGATGGACTCGATGGTCGGGACGATTCTGAAGCTCCGCGAGCGCTTCTCCGGGATGATGGACTCGATGAAAGGCATGTTCGGCGGCGGCGACGACGTCGATACGGAGTCCGGCATCCAGGACCTGGAGGAACTCTCCGAGCGCATCGAGCGCCTGCGGGCCATCCTGCGGGACCCCACCCGCACCGACTTCCGAATCGTGATGGTGCCCGAGACCCTGTCGGTGATGGAATCGGAGCGCCTGCTCGCCCAGCTCACCGACTTCGAGATTCCCGTCAGCACTATCGTCGTCAACCGGGTGATGCAAGAGCCCAGCGAAGTGCTGGGTCGCGAGGTCGACATCCCCGGACCCAACGTCGACCACTGTGAGTTCTGTGCCCGTCGGTGGGAGGTCCAGCAGGACGCAATAGCGGCGGCCCAGGACCTCTTCCGAGGCCACGAAGTCAAACGGGTGCCCCTCTTCGCCGACGAGGTCCACGGCGAACGCCTGCTCTCGGTGGTCGCGGCCTGTCTGGACTGA